The Pseudochaenichthys georgianus chromosome 23, fPseGeo1.2, whole genome shotgun sequence sequence TGGACTACCAAACAATCACGGCCTGAACCTCCAGTAGAGATATCTTAGTTTTCTGTATTCAAACCCTAATATGTTTTATTCTCACGAAATATGAAAATAAGTGCGTTTAGAACTGATTTTAGTGCTTATTTTTGCCTAATTAAAAGCAAACTTTCCCGAAAACCGCAAACTGAAGTTCAGACCGTTGACGTCACGTCCTCTAGAGATACAAGATACCTCCGTcgcatataaataaataatacaaacaaaaaaagCATTTAAAGCAGTTTCATTTACAAGTCTTCAAGCAacctattaaaaaatatatcttcTATTAAAGCTAAATGTCCATTATTTTCTACTACCTAAGCAATGTTTTCCActtccatttttattttttagctCTAACGTAAACTACTAATCTACTATCAAAACAATTGGCCATTAATGTTCTATTAGTGGAGCTCAACAACTGATATAATCATAAACAAACATTTCTGATAAATGATCCCTTAAATTAGTATTTAAAGAATTTGGACTTTGATTTTGTACTGATACGTCGTTATTTATCTAAAAGGGTGGCTGTCTCTATCTCTAATTAATCTCCAACGTAATGGATAGGTTTTTCTGTACGGAAAATAATTATTGGCCAACATATActactttttacatttttaatctatttatagttttctttaaatgtcatttatttgacactggattataaaaaaaaaaatgacatttatTATGTAGCTGTTATTTTCAGTGTACAAAGTCTATGTTACGTCTTTGACTCATATAGAAGTAATTAACATAAGTcctgtatgtgttttttttggtGTACATGTTACTGGAAGATGCATGTTTCTATAAAATAGTTTGTAATTAATGTGGGATGGGCCTATAAAGAGAGCATTGTTGGTTCTTAAtcacagaaaaaaacaaaaattggCATAATTTAAAGCAAGCCTGTACACAACAAACAGTATGTGTGAATGTTTGTGTTCACTGGTGTGTTGCAGGTACACATCTAGAGCTCCTCTGTTCTCCTGCTAGTTGAAGTGGTAAGTTTACCTCTTGTCATTTCTGGGTGGTTTCAGCATGACATGACATGTAGAACTAAATGTTTACCGTCAGTGGGATTTAACGAGAAACTAAGAGGTTGTGAACTACAGTATGATGTCTGTGGTGACATCATACTGTAGTTTGTGGTAACTTAAACAACCTGCAATAGATGAAAGAAAACCTAACCATAGCCAGTCTTTGTGATGTATAGTATACTTTTAAATGAAGCAATCTAGATTAAAACGTTGTTATGACATCATTGTGActcttttttagttttttattaaatactactttttttaacatttccaTGACATATTTTTGCGATGTTTTTTCCCTTTTATCATATACTATTATTCCCTGCAGTGCCTGGCGATTCAATCATGGCTCGAGGTTGCATCTGCTGCGTTAAATACATGCTCTTCCTCTTCAACCTAGTCTTCTGGGTAAATATTTCACACAAACAGCCAGAAACTTTGACCAAACATCAAAAACAGATCAGAATGCCAGCCAAAGCGTTTCATTATCAATAAATCAACAGGAAGTGTGTGAGTttcctgtgtttgtgtgtttcagcTGGGGGGGTGTGGGCTGCTGGGGGTGGGGGTGTGGCTCTCGGTGTCTCAGGGCAGCTTCGCCACCCTGTCACCCTCCTTCCCCTCGATCTCCGCCGCCAACCTCATCATCACACTTGGCACCGTCATCATGGTGACCGGTTTCCTGGGTTGCCTTGGGGCCATCAAGGAAAACAAGTGTCTGCTTCTGAGTGTGAGTAAACTACACTACCCATGAGGCATCACTGTTTTGCATTGATATGAATGCAACATTCTGCTTTTTCTTTCTCTGGTTGGGTTTAAAAGacacttttatttaatttttctcCAGTTTTTCATCGTTCTGTTGATCATCCTCTTGGCAGAACTTATCCTCCTCATCCTGTTCTTTGTCTACATGGACCAGGTAAGACTCCATGAAAGaacattatgtatttattaaccAATCATCTCATGCTGTGGGCGAGTGTGACCACCTTTTCTTTGGTTTGCCCAGGTGAGTGATAATGCCAGACGGGACCTGAAAGAAGGCCTGGTGCTGTTCAACACTGATAACAACGCTGGTCTCAGGGATGCATGGAACACCATACAGGGAGAGGTATGCTATGTAATGGAATTACAGCTTACAAGTTataacttttttaaataaactaaaaataaaatgttcatgaaaaaacactatatatatatagtattatatattgtactttatgatatactatactatgacttttaaaaaatgtttttgataTGTTTCTATGATATTTTGTTATACTATGAACATTCTTTTACTTTTTCATGAAAAACTCTTCTCTGACTTATATGGACTTATTTGTACTTTGTTGACAGTATGCCTTTTTTTGCATTTGTATTACTTGCTATCTATTAATTTTTTATGTCATTAAATTGCAATTAATATAGTATATTTTCTTCCTGTTTCCTTCTCTCCTGCCTGTGCACAGTGGCGGTGTTGCGGTGTGAACGACTACAACGACTGGTTCATCGCCCTGCATGATAACGGGGTTCCTGACCGCTGCTGCCAGCAGGTTTACCCGGGCTGCGGACGCAACGCCACCAACACCTTCTGGACACGGGTCAGTGGGTTTATCTGTGGCTACGAAGTCTTTGAAGTTGTGATAAAGTTGTGCTGTGACAAGTTTATAAGAGTCAAAACACATTGTTGTCTGAATATAAACAAAAGCAAAAGTCACACAGTGTTTGCTTTAAACTTTCTGATTTGCCATTTGTCTTTTATTCCTAAATACTGTTGATGTGGGTTTCAGGGTTGCTATGCGAAGGTGGAGCAGTGGCTGGATGACAACAAACACCTTCTGGGAACCATCGCCATGTGTGTGTTGGTTATACAGGTAAGCAGATCTTTATCGCAGGCTGCAAACGGCACATATGTTATTGTATTGTAATAACATAGAATAGTAAATGTCAGTTTAGTATGTTGAAAAAACGCCATAGTATGTCGACATTTCAGAAAACTATTTTGGATAAATAATTCTTTGTATATTATAGTATAGTATGTTAGAATAAACAtcattgtataaaatatcccaaAAAACGTATAGTATGTCGAAAAAAACCTCATGGTATGGTATGTAAAAATGATCAGAAAAAAAAATGCTAGTATAGTTTGTTTTTTCCGACGTACTATACTAAAACTTTTCCCGAAATGTTCGACATACATTAAAcatattacgttttttttttatgtgtaaTATTTGCAATTTGTTAGATAAGGGTCCCTTATGTCCAAAACTTAAAATAAGTCTAGAAAAATGGTATACATGGTATACATGGTATAGTATGGCGAATATTTCAGATAAAAAGTCATTCGTATAGTATGTCAAAAAGAAGTCATAGTATGTTGGAAACATCATATTAAACtgatagtatgttgaaaaaaacCATCATGGTGTAATAAATGTATAAAATCGTTTCATAAAAATCGCACAACATTGTATGAGTTATTTCAAAGATTTGTAATACATACTATCTCATAGAAAGTAGAATTGTacaaatcttttttttcttctttttaacatgtttttcttttcccAGCTCCTTGGTATGGCTTTCTCGATGACACTCTACCAGCAGATCCACCGAGCGGGGAAGAAGTATGAAGCCTGATGATCGTCCCAGACTGTTACCATGGTTTCATAAAAGAGTTGTCACGTGTGCCACTATAGCCTTAAATCTCACATTCTCTCTGTCTATTAAAGTAGTATTCCATGTGGTagctttttaaaaacacacattaaTGCATGTTTTTATGTGTAATATTTGCAATTTGTCTCTGTCAAGTGAACACAGGTAAAGTGGAAGAGTGGGGAGAATTTATTTTTTGGGGTTGTTAAGCTctgcctgtggaaaaatatatGATGTGTGTACATTTAGATAAAACAAGTATTGTGTACTAACATGTTCAATAAAAGCACTCTTCACATTTGTGATGTTTCTGATAATTTACTTTTGTTTTCTTTGGTCCTGCAAAATGTAAAACtacagaaaaaaacaacattataatatgttaaaaaaaattgcaTATGTCGAGTTATAACAGAAAAAACATCAAAGTTAGAGTATGTCCAAAATAACTTCATAATATAGCATTCTGAAAAAGAACGTTATACCATAGCGTGTCAAAAGTGTACTAAAATGTCATAGTATGTCAAAAAAAAGCTTGTATAGTGTGGCAACATTCTTCATAGTATGATGAAAAGAACCATCATGGTATAGtctggcagtggctcagtcagtaggggcttggactgtgagctgtATGGtcaccggttcaagtccccgaccagacctaaaaatggagtgtggactgcttggagaggtcccagttcacctcctgccctgccaccggacatcccccttcccccctcactcccattgctgcccactgctctggtactaggatgggttaaaagcagagaacacattccACTGTATGtgctgtgtgaccattaaagagggtttcatcaatattattattatagtatgtCATACATTTCAATCAAAAACATCACATATGTCATAAAAATAAGTCCCAGCATAGTATCTCACTTTTTTTACTATAGTACGTCAAAAAAACATCATATCGTATGTTGTACATTTCAggaaaaaaagtcatagtatgaTAAAAAAAGACTTCATATCATAGTGTCAAACATTTCTGGAAAAAGGTCATAGTATATTATGTTAAAAGTAATAGCATAGTACTTCAAAAATGTCATAAAAAACACAATATAGTATGTCAACTAAAAATCACAGTATAGCAGgttgaaataaaatatgatAGTATTGTTTGTCTAACTCTAAAGTATAAGACTACTAAGCATTGTGTATGAATACCTTCAATAAAACACTCTTCAAAGATATGATGTTTCTGATGATAACTGATTCATTACTTCTGTTTTCTTTGCTCCTGCAATCTTTACCCTGTGGTTCTAGTATCAGCTCTCACCCTGACGGTCATGCAGCAGCTCTAAGATTGCAAACAGATAAAAGCAGGGTGAGCACCAGGTCATGTGACACATTAACAAAGGTCACATCATGCCAATCAAttagctgtgtgattactttgcTGGATAATTGTACCTGTTGATATAAGGTATAAGGTATAAGGTTGATATAAGGTGATATAATGACATTCCTGCAACTGAATGAAGGCAGGCTTTACTCTGATGAACGAGACAGAGATAGTTGAATAGAGAAGTGGATTTTAATCAACAGGTAACATGACATTTATCTTAAATCATGTGTTTGACAGATAGTAATAGATTATTCACCTCAGTCACTTTCTTTGACAGGCAGCATACACAATAGCGTCTTAGTGACAACAACAGATTTAAAGGTCAATATTAGCAAAGAAACACTtttacattttgggaaatacagGGAAATAATAAGGCCAAGATATTTCCAGAAATGTCAAAGTGTTACCTTAAAATCCTAAAGCTGTGGATCGGCCACTTCACTTGTCTTATGGTTACAAGTCCAGAGTTGTGTCGTTATCAACAACGATGTTTCCTTTGATGATCACGTAGCGGATCAGCTCCTGATGCCCCCCCAGCTGGTAGATCAGATGCTCCCATCTGCAACAGAACACACAGGGGGGATCAGCGTTACACTCATACATGTTAACTTTCTCAAATAAGTGAAAATTATGcttgaaaaatatataattaaagtGCCTTATGGAGCACACCATACTTGGTCACAGTTGTGTCATgaatttttttaaacaatttatTGGAGATAATTCCGGTTTTTTCCTAAAGATTTCATGTCATATGACCTAAAGATTCCAAATCAATGCACCAAGTAGAACACACCTCAATTTATTAGAGTTTGGTTCTTTTTCTATTTGATATGAATATGTTAATGAACATTAAGCAGGTTTACATCTACCTTTCCTTGATAATTGTGGTTATCTCAAACACTTAGTGTCATTATAAAAGACTAATACTGTAAAGACTGTGGGTGTAATTCTTGACTTGGTGTACCGTGTGGTGTTGAGGACCAGCAGGTCTCCGTGCTTGTTGACCTCCAGGGAGCCGTGTGTGTGGGAGCACCCCAGGGCGTAGGCTGCGTTGATGGTCGCCGCAGCCAGAGCCTCAGGCATGGACATCCTCATGTTGACACAGGCCAGGTGCATGACAAtcggctgggggggggggggagaagagACAGAGTGAGGTCAACACAAATAATCCCATCACAGAGACAGAGATGAGTTTTACCCACCATGCAACACTACTCACCATGGAGCAGCAGTAGGCGTTAGGGTTGAAGTCGCTGCCGAGGGCAACAATAACTCCAGCTTCCAACATGTCCCTGGCCCGGGGCTGAGgcagcctacacacacacacacacacacacacacacacacacacacacacacacacacacacacacacacacacacacacacacacacacacacacacacacacacacacacacactaaatataCAACTCACAATAATGAGGGGTCTGTGAGTATTTGTGTCCATGTAACACGATTATTATAATAgttgcacttttttttttgtacattaATTTTGCAAGTGCACTACAATATGAACTGAAGTCGTTGATAGAGAAAGTATTTGCATCCTGTACACAAGTAGTAGTACTAATATATACCTCCAACCTTTTTTAATGCAGTTATTTGACTTGTGATGAAGTGTTTAACTATAATCGGGAACATGAACTGAATGTATTGCAAGATACTAtatattataacatttaaaaagacaATATAATTATTAAGGGAAATACATATCATATTCCAGTTTGTGAAGCTGGAacctttaaatgtatttgtatgaaAACTTGTGAAAAAATTATACTATTTTGTATCCTTTTCATATGCATTTTTTGTATGCAATGTATTTCCAATGTCACTAAAGCTGTCAAATACATTTAGTGGgtttaaaaatacaaatattctgCACTGTATTAATTGCTATGCTGCTGATCACCAAGACAAATTCCTTGTCTGTGCCAACCTACTTGGTAATAAAAACCtcatgatataaaaacaaaatactACATTTTCACTtaagtacttagttactttccagcACTGGTGATACAGTACCTAAGGATGTAAGCTGTCGTTGGTAGAAGGACGGCGGCGGTTCTcgctgttgccatggcagcaATCCCCTGGTCTGTGACCTCCTCCAGGTGACTGATGGCTAAGGCTCCGAGCTCTGCACCCAactgatgcacacacacacacacacacacacacacacacacacacacacacacacacacacacacacacacacacacacacacacacacacacacagaacacacacacagaacacagtACAACAATGATAGTGCTCAAAACCTTTTTCAGTTTAAAGTTGAAACTGAAAACTAATTTCTATAATTTATTTATCATTAAAACAAGTTAATCAAtcaaatgtgacattttaaaTAGTTTCTATGATGGTAATGTCCTAGAAACATCTTTGAAGTTTTGGTATGTTGGTCTTGGACATTTTTCACATTACCCCTTCTTTTTTGGAGCTTATATTTCAAACACCATATAAATAAATCACCAAAATGTGATGAAAACAAAACTTAACTCAATTCAACTGCTGTATGAATATGTACTTATGTTAGTGGATTTTCACATCTTTAGATCACCAGACAAAGTAAAACAGTTGTTGAATCTTAGCCAATAAGCtgtttaaatgtaaaacactACACAAACTATTTGTAAAATACTATACAAACTCTCCGTTGTTGCAAATACAGTTTTACCAGTAATAGAAATAGAATGTGTCTAAAAtgggaagttcctctttctttAAAGTGGCCAAATAAACCTCAATGCTACCTGAGCGGAGTTCATGGGATGGAGCTCGTCTCCATGGAAGTTGATGTTGAGGCCCAGGTCCTTGCCGGCCTGCAGGATGCGGCGGGTGGAGCTCAGGTCGAACACCCCCTCCTCACAGAACACGTCGATGTTGTCCACCCTCAGAGTCCCTGCAGACATCTGCTGCTTCAGCCTGGGTAGCTGCACCTGCAGGATGTCCTCCGTGGCCTCCTCCACTGTTTTACCTCTGAGTTAAAGAGAGATAGTGTTCGCTGGAAAGTGtgatggaaacttctgaagcaacgagactcgaggagagctggagcttgatggcaaacactgatggtttatttggagcttcggccagagaattcacaagacatgtgctgccaattctgaagatctctaccccagtcccatgtatttagctgtttctgagagaataatcaacagtGTGCATAACAGGATAAAGCagtataacacctctatcagctgacgccaacaggcaggaacagggagacaaaacactgagagcacagcagcccaaGGTAGTACAAACTGATTACACTGACTATAACACTCCTTGTTGTTAACCAACAACTATGTGCAATAGATATGCCGTTAGaaactgtgcaatatataccttgctgctaaatcctcagaactgttacaggatgtgttttttgtaaattgtgtaactttttatttttgtatcttatatatatatatatatatatatatgcatgctACTTGGGTAAccttaagctgtctttggctcttttctgctgtaacaatgtacattttccctctgtgggactaataacgGTATTCTGACTCTGAAAGGTGTGGGCCTATTGTCAGCTAATGTGAAATGAGATATTGATAAGCATCCTCACTTAGGCACTGCGTGGGCCCCGCAGTAGGTGGAGGAGATGTTGATGGGCAGGGTGTTTCTGGCCTCCTCGATGACCTGCAGCATCTTCAGCTCCGTGTGAAGGTCCAGGCCGTAGCCGCTCTTACACTCCACCAGGGTGGTCCCGGCCCGCTGCATCCGGAGCAGTCTGCTGCTGAGGGAGGAGAGCAGCTCAGGGGGGCCGGCAGCCCGGGTGTGCTCCACCGTGAAGTGGATCCCCCCCCCGGCCCGGTGCACGTCCATGTAGGAGGCGCCCGCCAGCTgcaggagatacaagagatcaGAGTATGTGTCAGGACAGTTGCTCCATTTTTACAAAAGATAGAAATTACAGGAATAATTtgcattacaaataaaataacagaaTTTACAAAAATTAAAgaattgaacaaaataaaaagatgtatatataaatatgaaggACAAATATTTAATAGAGATAAGAgagaataaaatagaataaagtATTGAAAAAATATGACGGTGGTAAGCCCTTTATTAaacttaatttaaaaaaacatactGTCAAAATATATTGAACACAAAGGTTTACCTTCATTGCAAATTCATGCACCCTGTCACCAGCCCAGACGGGATGAGTGTGAGCATCAACCAACCCTAAAACAACAGCAAAATACAAATGACACATAGCATCTATTTGAAGAAAAActgcaaatataaaacacaacatCTCTCATTTCTTCACAACTGTAAATAACAGATGCACTTTTTGTGATTGTAAACTATTTCACATGATGTTAAATCTTTTCTTTCTCATGAAATAAATATCGAGACTAACAGCTTGATCTGCTACTTGTTTTTATTAAACCAATGTACTGTATATTAGCTGCATAATATAACATAAAGCTTTGAAGACATACCGtccttttatacttttaaagatACCACTTATAAAACGTTAAATGTTTGTCTTGGCAGAATCTTTTATAATATAACAACCTTTTTATGTGTACTTTTATCATTCTTAAGCAGACCACAATATTTGTATTACTCTTTTTACCTGACCCTACAAGTTACCTATTGTACAGTTTATAATATTTACTAtgctatgaaatatattaaaggcaattttattttcataaataaAAACTGGAACATGTATGCTGCTTGTAATGCATTTCCTCTAAACAGAAAACATGCATATAAACCCTATGGAGCAGATACTCACCAGGCAGGACACACATCCCTGTAGCATCAATGACCTTATCAAAGGTGGCTCCTGCAAACTGATCCCTGATGGTCTCTGCATGACCCACAGCTGTGATCAGCCCGTCACTAGAGACACAGTAACATTCTTTCAGATGTggaggaagtactcagatattgtaccagagtgtaggaatactcacttacaagtgaaagtcctgtattcaaaatgtttCTCAGGTAAAAGTACTAGCATCAGAATATACTTaagagtaccaaaagtaaaagtactcatgaagattggcccatttcatatttataaatatgttataatgattgatcatgaaagtgttctcaaagctggtgaaggtgcagctagtttgaatgactttgtatactgcagggtagcttgtgaatttactccaggtggaactaaagtctgatttaacacttgat is a genomic window containing:
- the LOC117439096 gene encoding tetraspanin-9; its protein translation is MARGCICCVKYMLFLFNLVFWLGGCGLLGVGVWLSVSQGSFATLSPSFPSISAANLIITLGTVIMVTGFLGCLGAIKENKCLLLSFFIVLLIILLAELILLILFFVYMDQVSDNARRDLKEGLVLFNTDNNAGLRDAWNTIQGEWRCCGVNDYNDWFIALHDNGVPDRCCQQVYPGCGRNATNTFWTRGCYAKVEQWLDDNKHLLGTIAMCVLVIQLLGMAFSMTLYQQIHRAGKKYEA
- the amdhd1 gene encoding probable imidazolonepropionase translates to MSRNYRLLVKNAKQVVLICNNGEKFMTKHEILNLCVIENGSIVIGSDGLITAVGHAETIRDQFAGATFDKVIDATGMCVLPGLVDAHTHPVWAGDRVHEFAMKLAGASYMDVHRAGGGIHFTVEHTRAAGPPELLSSLSSRLLRMQRAGTTLVECKSGYGLDLHTELKMLQVIEEARNTLPINISSTYCGAHAVPKGKTVEEATEDILQVQLPRLKQQMSAGTLRVDNIDVFCEEGVFDLSSTRRILQAGKDLGLNINFHGDELHPMNSAQLGAELGALAISHLEEVTDQGIAAMATARTAAVLLPTTAYILRLPQPRARDMLEAGVIVALGSDFNPNAYCCSMPIVMHLACVNMRMSMPEALAAATINAAYALGCSHTHGSLEVNKHGDLLVLNTTRWEHLIYQLGGHQELIRYVIIKGNIVVDNDTTLDL